One Peterkaempfera bronchialis DNA window includes the following coding sequences:
- a CDS encoding SMI1/KNR4 family protein, producing the protein MMNAVEASERLIELVRGNDDIANHADGCDAGTMAAAESDLGVAFPPSYRRLVEEFGTWDIAGEEFLGVYQTPAMGQKLLGSVTETLDARSQYGIPSDLIVAMFDGMGGLVVLDSSQVNQEGEYPVLVWDPGVVDRESMERLGDDFGSFAFALCQRAVTRWRESG; encoded by the coding sequence ATGATGAACGCTGTCGAGGCGAGTGAGCGACTGATCGAGCTGGTTCGCGGGAACGATGACATCGCGAACCACGCCGACGGCTGTGATGCAGGGACGATGGCCGCCGCCGAGAGTGATCTGGGTGTGGCTTTCCCTCCCTCGTACCGCCGTCTGGTCGAAGAGTTCGGAACCTGGGATATCGCTGGTGAAGAATTTCTTGGCGTATATCAGACGCCCGCCATGGGGCAGAAACTGTTGGGTTCCGTAACGGAAACCCTGGATGCTCGCAGCCAGTACGGAATACCATCCGATCTGATTGTTGCAATGTTTGACGGAATGGGTGGGCTGGTCGTCCTTGATTCTTCTCAAGTGAATCAGGAAGGCGAGTATCCCGTCCTCGTTTGGGACCCCGGAGTTGTGGACCGCGAGAGCATGGAGAGGCTCGGGGATGATTTCGGGTCCTTCGCGTTCGCGCTGTGCCAGCGTGCTGTGACGCGCTGGCGAGAGTCCGGCTGA